TGGCAAGGATAGTCATTGAATCATAATAAGTATTCACTTGACTTGTCCTGAGATATTCAGCACCAAATGACTTTACATCTATAGCCTTTTTATATTAagatttactactactactactactactactactactatctcagGCAGTAGATCATACCTCAGCTGAAtggtagaagcagcagcagtagcatcagtagtagtaacaataatacagGGGACAcccagtcatcaccaccattaccttccCTCACAGTGGATGGTGGTCACCGTGCCATCATCTTCAGCCGCATCGGTGGCATCCAGTCAGACATCTACTCTGAGGGTCTTCACTTCAGGGTTCCTTGGTTCCAGTATCCTGTTATCTATGACATCAGGTAAgtctgcctccttctcctcctcctcctcctcctcctcctcctcctcctcctcctcctcctcctcctcctcctcctcctcctcctcctctgctgtctcTCTCATGTGTTGGGTTGGTAAAGAAAGTTATTGTCccttgttttttcttgatttatttttattttcactttttttttacttttttcttgtttttgttagcATTGTTTTCATCCtgttctatttttgttcttgtttttgttcttattgttcttgttcttttttgtcttgttcttcttgttcgtgttcttcttaatttctttggCTGGATTTTCATCTCTGTTTTTAGATGCCCTttgctttttgttcttttccatttttttgtatatcttctgttttcttttaattttcctccattctcatcATTATCCCCACTCATAAcatttctcctcattctttttcactCCCACTGTCACCACACATTGTTCTGTTCCTTAGctatttctcctccctcttcatcaTTGCACAtttctctgtattctttctgtacccaatcctcttccttcaccactaccacacatttctctgtattccctcctctcccagtctTCCTTACCATTATTGCCCCAACCATAACATAGTCACACTTTTCCACATTCTCTCCCTACCATGTTATCCTCCCATATATTACCAccacacatttttcctccttgatGTTACGGGGAAATGCATGCACTTTTCCAGGGCCCGGCCGAGGAAGATTACCTCCCCCACCGGTAGCAAAGACCTGCAGATGGTGAATATTTCCCTGAGAGTGCTGTCCAGACCTATTAGCAGCTCCATCCCCATCATACACCAGACACTCGGCCTGGACTTTGACGAGAAGGTGAGTTGGAAAGTTGGTCTGGTGAGCTTGATAATGTCTTGCAGTTTGTTCTGGTGTTCAGTGTTTGACTACTGGTTTGTTTAAGCTGTGAGGAGGGTGTATGTTGGATGTGCTATGTGGGTTTTTactgtcattattgttattattattgtttttgttattattgctactattattgttattattgttactattattattattattgttgttgttgttgtttatgattTATACTCTGTTTATGCTTCATACCTTTGATAAtggcatttttttatgttcttgccATGTATCTAATGAAATTTATTGAGGATTTTCCCCTTCGGATGATTTATCTCCTTGTCTAAATAGATACAGCTCTACCTTCTGTGTTTCCTTTTATAGTGTCCATTGGCTTTATAAGTGTACATGAAATCCTACAAAGAGTCTCTGTCCACTCTTAACGCATTGCTGAGGGGACAGTCACGAAGGTTGCTCTGTGTTGCAGGTGCTGCCATCAATCATCAATGAGGTGCTGAAGTCAGTGGTGGCAAAGTTCAACGCTGCCCAGCTGATCACCATGAGACAGGAGGTGGGTCAGCTTGGGAGTGTTCATGTAATACTCACAACATTATTTTTAACTCACAGCTTGAGTGCAGAAGGTCACTTATTTCCTGACCATAACTGTACTGTGTTGGAGGTTGGCTGTGTGTAGAAGTTTGTGTTACCAAATTTTAAAtgtctttgttttcatataATGCTTTTATTCAATTTAGTCTTATTTCATTTAGTTTTTAATAGTTTTTGCTTACTGTTTTAATTAATGGTGCCTTATGATCCTGTAGTTGTGATGCCTTAAAGCTGTTAATCAAATTGTCAGTCATTAACACTCAGAATGTGTTGGCTGTTTTATTTAACCTGAGATTACGTAATTTTTACTAAGTTTCATGGGTGTTGCCTCAAGATCAAtgagttgtgtgttgtgtcttaTAAAATTCTTGGCCTGAAAGCATTTAGTTTTGCACAGTTTTAAGTTGAAATGTATGAACTTCATAATTCGAAGGAGTCACCAGATTTTAATGGTTAATGAAACACACCATCCACTGCATCATTCCAGGTGTCCCTGATGATCCGCCGCGACCTCACCCAGCGGGCGGAGGACTTCAACATCATCCTGGATGACGTGTCCATCACCGAGCTGAGCTTTGGCCGGGAATACACCTCGGCTGTGGAGTCCAAGCAGGTGTGTGGTGCACCAGACTGCCTTCAGCTGTCTCTCTTGTCTGTGTGAAAGGGAACAAGAATCTAGGAATGACTTGTGCTTATTAAGAAATATTTAAGAGTTGAAATATCAAACACCTGCTAGCACTTGTTGATTTGGAAATTAATTTAATGTCTTTAAAATTCTGTGAAGATTTTATAGAGTTTTGTTCCTAGATATGAATTCTGTGTATAAATCAGGACAGGACAAAATATTAAGTTTTTCAGTCACTTATTGATATAAAAATGTCTAAATATTTTCAGTTTAAtgaattttatatatttgttttcttttgcataTTTTTACTTATAAATATAGATTGTGCTCTTGTAAATCATGACAGGAAAAAGTTATTACATTTGTAGCTTGAAAATGTGTAAATCAAGCATTTTTTTACACTGAAtcacttgtatgtgtgtgtgtttatgtatcgcgtggtgtgtgtggagtgttggGTGGTGCCTGACGAACCATTGGCGTGGCATTGCAGGTGGCACAGCAGGAGGCGCAGCGGGCGTCCTTCGTGGTGGAGCGAGCCCGGCAGGAGAGGCAGCAGAAGATTGTGCAGGCTGAGGGTGAAGCTGAGGCAGCCACTCTTATATCCTTTGACCTGCATATCATCATATATTTTGCTCTTTTATGGCTCCtttatttcatgttatttatatatctatttactcATCTATTTATTGAGTTATTTATGTAcctattgtatgtatgtatttattctaatttttcttgttatgtgtgtgtgttagtgaagaGTGAGGATGTTTTACATATTAGGTCATATGTGTTATCATACAACTTTTACTActtgtgtctttctttcatctGGTTTTCCTAAGATCTCTATACATTTTACATCGTTCAGCTCAATTGCTCTAGTTTTCCAATACTTATACTCACTTTAGATTCAGTTGTATAagttcttatttgttttttgtttttttcagctcaATTCTTCTGGATATTAATATGTCTAGACTCTATCGgttttaaatacatgttttatttactcttcACAAAAAAATCATATCACTTTAACTTTCTATATTGATTTTACTACCTATGTTTTTTCTGCTCTGCTCAGTGATGCTTTTTCTATCCATATTTCTTAGGTCTATTCAGTAACACTTTTACAACATTCAAATATTCACTTGACATTGCTGCAGAGTTACGTTAAAAGCCTCCATTTCGCAGGATTGTTAATTATATCCTTGCTCCTGTTGTGTCCTCTCCTTAACTCCTCAGCACCTTGGGAAAGCCCTCACCCTCAACCCAGGCTACCTCAAGCTGCGCAAGATCAAGGCTGCTGTCAACATCGGCAAGACAGTAAGTATTGCATTCCTTAGTTTTGACTTCTACATTGCCTCTGTTGAAGGAGTACTGGTCTTTGCATGGCTGGGTAGTATTGGAGTATATTCTCTAGCACTTCAGCCCCATGTTCACTTTTGGCAGATATCAGTGGAAGGTAATGGcatttttaactctttcactgatatttggcacatctttccttggTCAGTAACTCTCTGAGACATTTCCTCTTGAGGAAATGTCTCAGTCTGCATTAAGCAGACTAGAAaatgcaaaatctattctttaactcttctttcttttatgtgcTTATAATAATTCAATATATTGttcttagtgctgtgaattgttccttattgtagtgaaagggttaaggatattttaattatttcagttatattttaacaaagattctatATCATTGTTTGGAAAAGCACCATGATGAAGCCAACTAATCATGTCTGTGCCTCTTGAAAGTAATTCTAATAAAAAGAATGTCTTTTAAGAATATGGGCCTTTGTTCTATGAGTGTTGTACTTGTTGTCACACTTAGAATATTGTTACCTCATGAAAACACTGTGCATCTCTTGAAAACATTGCTTTCAGATAATCTTGAGAACAGTTTGAGgggctttgttgttgttgttgttgttgttgttgtatttattcttgttcttgttcttgttggtgttttgttctttaataatttttaaagctattcttttgttctctttttttttatcccatattgtattctttccttcattatacatctttttatttatttacttatttcctgCCTTTGGTCATTCCCtaatacttacacacacacaaaaaaaaaagatattggaGGAACACCCCTAACACATCCCTCCCACAGATCTCTCAGGCACAGAACCGAGTGTACCTGGGAGCCGACACCCTCATGCTGAACATCAACGACTTGGCCTTCGATGCCAACACCACCAAGCTCAAGCCCACCAAGTAAGAGAGGCAGCAGGGGGGACAACACACAGAGAGGAGGCAACCTTGTGCTTCCCTGTGCTTCCTGGCCGCACCGACTGGCGTTAGGTTATGGCAGGTGGTTGACTTGGTATCTTGTTTACATTCTCTGGGGTCTGTTGCCTATGATGGTCAAGTGGCCACGTTGGGTCAGTTCTGTATAATTCGTGCCACTGTCGGCGTTGTGGCCATTCATATAGTTGGTTACTTTGTCTTTGGGTATTATTAGTGTTCAGCTATCCACCATTTATctactttatttacttattttttttcagtggctaGCAGAATTTTTAGtatattctgatttttctactacatgtttattaatttctgtAATATTCCAGTGTTTATTAGAGATACTTTAGAGGCATTGTACAGTACTGATGTGTGGTCAATGAACTGTAAATAGAGTTTTGTTGGAGTTTTACTGATCATTGCAAGATGAGTCTCTGCAGGTGACTGGTGAATATATAGCTCAGATTTAGCTAGCTGTGTTGTGGgtgttattgatgatgatgatgatgatgatgatgctgtagttgttgttggtgtagtTTGGGTGCATGTTttatgaaattataaaaaaagtgcTGAAAATATCTTAATGATGAACTATatgcaaaaaatggaaaaattataTAGTCCTTATGGAAATAACACAAAAACATCGTGCAATTACCCAtgtgtttattaattaattgattaattaattaattaattctttcattcattcattcattcattttctttatatcacaaagacgtgcaaaaaaaaaaaaaattaagaaatcgATCAAAACTTTAAATCACAATTCAGTTTTTTctggaataaaaacaagaaagaaagaaaaatactacataatgataaaataatcgAAAAGTGTAGGTAGGGCAAATATTGTTATGCACTTGAGGAATAACTACAGTAATGctaaaggaaaagagtgagaggtgaAAGGAGTGCAATGATAAGTGTGTACCCGACTCTGCTGTGCTGGGGTGGGGAGGGATGAGCTTAAGCTTGACGTGGTGCATTTCCTGGGAGcgctgagtggtggtggtggtggtggtggcggcggcggtgacgcGAAGAGCTGGTGACGTCAGtaaagaagcaagagagagagagagacattcgaAGAAGTCTACTAGGAGATTATGCAGCGGTCTATTagtgggaaagagaaaaaaaaaatgaaagaaaaaagaagacctAGTAATTACATCAgcttatgaaaaaagaaaaaaaaaaaagaaaaaaaacaccaataatagCAACCTACCAAAAAAGATAGTAAAGAATAACTTACGGAAAAATATGTACTAGTattatatggagagagagagagagagagagagagaaattccctCAACCCTATTTACatgcaaacgaaaaaaaaaaaaaaatagaacaaagacTTATAACAAcactagagagaaaaagacagacacaagAGACAGCGttaatagcaacagcaacaacaacaacaacagtagtagtagtagtgaggcgGCCCGCAGGAGGATAAGCGCAAACCAAACAGCCACACAAAAGACAATTCCGCCTGAGAGAACACTAATTTGCCACAAGGGGGAggcggggcggcgcggcgggTTGTAATCAGGTGCGTTGATCTGCCCCCGTGCACCTCGCGATTAAGAGGGACAGGTGAGTGGCGCCTAATTGAGTAAGCAAACACTTGGCCAGGTGCGCGTGTCCAGGTGTGTGGGGTGGCGGGCTAATCCTCCGCGGCACGGCAGGGCGGCGggatgacggagagagagagagagagagagagagagagagagagagagagagagagagactggtacaGGCGAAATTTAGAATGATAAAAGgtatatatgtttttatttatttattcatttatgcgaaaaaaaagaaaattgtgtaAAGATAATTCTGtgtactgttctttttttttttcattaacagcGAAAGGATATATTTGTATGATTTGCAGTTTCTTGATATTTGTTAGcgatttcatttttcttttctactcatgctgaaaaaaaaagataaaagaaaatatatgtgcGGGTACTCTgcatatatttattgtttttgtccaAAGAAAATTACGTGTTTCAGTGATATTTTCGTCATAAGGTTAGCGATGTTTTGTGTTTACTGTGATAACTCCTTTGAATAACAAGACACGATGACTCTTGTTGCGCACCAAGGCGAGGCAGACCAAGAGAGAATGAATTTATGGTATTGCTtatgtttgttatttcttttatttgttatccGTCAGATTTCAATTAAAACGTAAGGAAATACAGTGCACGATAAGTAAGGAACTTGGAATATTGTAATGTTGcgctttattttattattgttatcttttttaGTGAAAATGCGTAACAGAATACTTACTGATGCACAAAAAATATTAACGCCTTGTTTCTCGCTATGtgaatcttttatttatatatattttttccccataaaaGTAACAACAATAGCTATgcgcaaaagaaaaaatattccttttttttttatatcgaaTGCTTCTCTCctgtaaaaatactaaaaatagttatgcgcaaaagaaataaggaaaacctacatttttttctttatgcagAATGCCtctcttcctaaaaaaaaaataataataatgcacaaaagaaaaaaaaatctttacatcGAATGCTTCTCTCCCATAAAAGtgagaataaagatgaaatgcgCAGTGCGATGGGCACGGAAGGCTAATACCATCAGTGTAACATTACTTGCTCTGACCCTCATGACTTACCTGGGTGTGGTGGGGACAGCGGGTGATGGAGATAGGAGTGGGGGGaaaggttgtgatggtggtggcgatggtggaggagggaaggtgggggggaggaaggggacgtCAGTTGGTGGGCGATGGTGTCACCTTACATCCCCCACCAACCTctaccactcccaccaccaccaccactaccaccttcatcttccctgtctgcctgcctgtctgtctgtatcacCGCCACTACCGCCGCCACGACCCAGTAATAACACCACATAGATATTGCTACCATAATAGTTAGCAACAATGATAaaccaaactactactactactactactactactactactactactaaagcgGATGAGCCAAAGCCATaatacaacagaaaaaaatagggaaaaaaaaaaacgttaatatTTTTGGTGCATCACGTCCCTTGGGAATAAAAGCACTTTGTTAAGGGTAGCTGCTCCTCTCGCCTCATTCAAGTAATGCGCAGGGAATTCGGTGGTTGTGTTCTTCCAAGCCCTAGGAGTGTGTCCCGTAAATAGTGACAATGACAACGTTAATGATAATGGAAGGGTTAAATAATAGACGATAATAGGTGCGATGACACTACCAGATCAGTTAgctcaccactactactactactactacaactaataaggACCGAGGAGTATcccacaaaataataataacaatgctaTTAATAATGTCAGGGTTAAACAATAGCAGGTAGCAAGTACGATGAGAAAATGTACGATACCAGATAAATTAATATACACAAACCcgctcgtaataataataataataataataataataataataataataataataataataataataatagtaataataacaagaataagaatagtaatgataatgacagtaaagaataaaataatagtgaAGTTAAACAATACCGGTTGACAAGTACGATATCATACAATATCAAGTCACTTAACCTTACGCATTCCTACCCACCTACCTACACTCACCCACGCCTACCTAATTTCCCTTGCCTCGGGGATATACCCACGGGGGAGGAGAGTCAGGTGGAAGGATGGCGGGCGAAgatgggcgggagggagggaaggggggaggccTGTGAACGGAAGGAACTGACCAGGAAGACGAGTAACTTAATCCCCGTCTCGCCCCCAGCATGACGttttgggagaggaagggacgggaagCAGACGGGAAGACGGGAAGgcgggaggaagggtgaagggtgcGTGAGCGAGGGTATCGTGAGAGAGTAAGGGCAGGATAAGGGCGTGAGGGTGTTGTAAGTTGCTGTTTTGTCTATGAAAGATCGTGCTCGTATTAATATATCTAGGTTTCATCAGACTGCGGTGGAAGTTACTAGGTTTTCACTGGTGTTTTCGGGGTTCCAGTGATGGTTGaacaggctctagtgaaagttattggggttttcatgattccagtgatgatttaacaggctctagtaaAATTTATTGGGGTTTTCACGATTCCAGTGATGGTTAaacaggttctagtggaagttctGAGGTTTTGATAATTCCAGTGATGGTTAAGCAGGCTCTAGTGaaaattattggggttttcatgattccagtgatggttaaacaggctctagtgaaagttcttggggttttcatgattccagtgatggttaaacaggctctagtgaaagttcttggggttttcatgattccagtgatggttAAACGGGCTCTAGTGaaaattattggggttttcatgattccagtgatggttAATCATACAATTAATAGGGaacgttaaaagaaaaaaaaatatggagaagggtaaggtggatataggtagatatgttttctacagggactgccacgtgtaggcctactggatTCTTGCGGCgcttcttatttccttatgttcttatgttcttagctattaaacactcatttgTAACATATAATTTCGTAATGATTTagtagttttttgtttttcataacagaaataaaaaaaaaaaaatttctataggaaaagcaaagataaaatagaatacagtagaataaaataaataaataaaaaaaaatgaagtaaaatataattaaaaatgaaaataaaagctcGCTACTCTTTACGAACTTCCCATTCTTATTGAGTCCTCTAATCCCTGACCGAATTATATCAAACCTTTCCGCgcagttttcttttacttaagtAAGATCACCAGTGGTGCTCAAATAAATCAGCCAGTACCATAGTGTCAGTAGCCTTGGAGGGCGCTCTTCCCGCCCCTCGGTCACTCCAGACAGCTTTTAACGAGGGGGAATACGGCAgcgctattttttatttatttatttttttcatgcagcCCGAGAGTGAGTgataacagaaaaaatataaatgagtagataaataaataaaagaaggcgTTGCAGCATCATATGGCGCTGCCACGGAATTATAAAAGAAACTGAACTTTAttgaataaagatgaataaataaatgaaataaagtaaacaaatagaaaataaacgcAACTAAACAgcagtgatggtaataataattgt
Above is a window of Scylla paramamosain isolate STU-SP2022 chromosome 31, ASM3559412v1, whole genome shotgun sequence DNA encoding:
- the LOC135088738 gene encoding prohibitin-2-like, which encodes MADKLNDLLGRLGKGPRGMGTGLKLLAMAGAAAYGISQSMYTVDGGHRAIIFSRIGGIQSDIYSEGLHFRVPWFQYPVIYDIRARPRKITSPTGSKDLQMVNISLRVLSRPISSSIPIIHQTLGLDFDEKVLPSIINEVLKSVVAKFNAAQLITMRQEVSLMIRRDLTQRAEDFNIILDDVSITELSFGREYTSAVESKQVAQQEAQRASFVVERARQERQQKIVQAEGEAEAATLLGKALTLNPGYLKLRKIKAAVNIGKTISQAQNRVYLGADTLMLNINDLAFDANTTKLKPTK